In the Telopea speciosissima isolate NSW1024214 ecotype Mountain lineage chromosome 2, Tspe_v1, whole genome shotgun sequence genome, one interval contains:
- the LOC122653180 gene encoding pentatricopeptide repeat-containing protein DOT4, chloroplastic yields MSYAMGTATTTNFVAQPRHSRREISPGNQNGFISFKASSRIPIMPSNFNNSASIRASVLTDKTNKRVEVDCNAEICRFCELGNLRSAMDMLQNSKKSQLESSTYCSILQLCANHKSLQDGKKVHSVISSNSVDVNGLLGCKLVYMYVTCGDLREARRVFDGIPKEDVFLWSLLMNHYAKVGDFRESITLFKQMHHLGIDANSYSFSCVLKCFGALGSLVGGEQAHGYLLRLGFDSHNAVGNALISFYAKCKQIESADKVFEDLSDRDVISWNSIISGHVTNGISEEGLEIFREMQLLEVKMDLATMVSVLPACAEMGRLFLGRALHGYGIKACYGREITLNNTLVDMYSKCVCLDDAIRVFQTMNERSVVSWTSMMAGYAREGQLTSAIKLFHKMETEGVKPDLFTVTSILHACASNGSLEDGKNLHDHVRRNNLQPNLFVANALMDMYAKCGSMTDARLVFDEMIVRDIVSWNTMIGGYSKNCLPNDALNLFINMQSESKPNGVSMACVLPACSSLSALERGREIHGNVVRNGFSSDHHVNNSLVDMYVKCGALEVARLLFNMMPVKDLVSWTVMIAGYGMHGRGKDAIAVFNEMHRTGIKPDGISFIAILYACSHSGLVDEGWRFFNFMRNDCKIEPKLEHYACMVDLLARAGHLTKAYKFIGMMPIEPDSTVWGALLCGCRIHRDVKLAENVAERVFELEPENTGYYVLLANIYSEAEKWEEVKKLRERIGRKGLKKNPGCSWVEIKSKYHVFVSGDRSHPQTKRIQSFLEKVKTRMKEERHLPNKRYALINAGDMEKEEALCGHSEKLAMAFGILSLPPGKTIRVTKNLRVCGDCHEMAKFISNMVGREIILRDSNRFHHFEHGRCSCRGYW; encoded by the coding sequence ATGTCATACGCCATGGgaacagcaacaacaactaACTTTGTCGCTCAGCCTCGTCACAGCAGAAGAGAAATTTCTCCAGGCAATCAAAATGGGTTCATCAGCTTCAAAGCTTCTTCCAGAATCCCTATCATGCCCTCAAACTTCAATAACTCTGCGTCCATTAGAGCCTCTGTATTGACTGACAAAACCAACAAAAGGGTAGAAGTCGATTGCAACGCAGAAATCTGCAGATTTTGTGAATTGGGCAACTTAAGAAGCGCCATGGACATGCTCCAAAACTCTAAAAAATCCCAGCTTGAGTCGAGCACCTACTGTTCTATCTTGCAGCTCTGTGCTAATCATAAGTCGCTTCAAGACGGAAAGAAGGTGCATTCAGTCATATCCTCCAACAGTGTCGATGttaatggtttattgggttGTAAACTAGTCTATATGTATGTTACCTGTGGGGATTTGAGGGAAGCGAGAAGGGTTTTCGATGGAATCCCGAAAGAAGACGTTTTTCTTTGGAGTCTTCTCATGAACCATTACGCAAAGGTTGGGGATTTCAGAGAAAGTATCACTCTATTCAAGCAGATGCACCATCTGGGAATCGATGCGAattcttattcattttcttgTGTTTTGAAGTGTTTTGGCGCTCTGGGAAGCTTAGTAGGAGGTGAACAGGCTCATGGTTATCTGCTCAGGTTGGGTTTTGATTCCCATAATGCTGTCGGGAATGCCCTGATTTCATTTTACGCTAAATGTAAGCAAATAGAGAGTGCAGATAAAGTGTTTGAAGATTTGAGTGATCGGGATGTGATATCCTGGAATTCAATAATAAGTGGCCACGTAACCAACGGTATTTCTGAAGAGGGACTTGAAATTTTCCGGGAGATGCAACTTTTGGAAGTTAAGATGGATTTAGCCACAATGGTCAGCGTTCTACCAGCTTGTGCAGAGATGGGTAGACTATTCTTGGGCAGGGCACTTCATGGTTATGGAATAAAAGCCTGTTATGGAAGGGAAATCACCTTGAATAATACTTTAGTTGACATGTATTCTAAATGTGTCTGCCTGGATGATGCAATTCGAGTTTTTCAGACAATGAATGAAAGGAGTGTTGTTTCATGGACTTCAATGATGGCAGGATATGCTCGAGAGGGGCAGCTAACAAGTGCTATCAAATTGTTTCATAAAATGGAAACAGAAGGTGTAAAGCCAGACCTATTTACAGTTACTAGTATCCTTCATGCTTGTGCATCTAATGGATCCTTAGAGGACGGCAAGAATTTACACGATCATGTCAGAAGAAACAACCTGCAACCAAATCTATTTGTTGCTAATGCTCTCATGGATATGTATGCAAAATGTGGTAGCATGACTGATGCTCGATTAGTTTTTGATGAGATGATTGTGAGGGATATTGTATCATGGAATACCATGATCGGAGGTTACTCAAAGAACTGCCTTCCCAATGATGCACTCAATCTGTTTATCAAcatgcaaagtgaatcaaaaccaaatggtGTAAGCATGGCTTGTGTCCTACCAGCTTGCTCTAGTCTCTCAGCCCTGGAGAGAGGCCGGGAGATCCATGGGAATGTAGTCAGGAATGGGTTCTCCTCAGACCACCATGTAAACAATTCTCTAGTTGACATGTATGTGAAATGTGGAGCATTAGAGGTTGCACGATTGCTGTTTAATATGATGCCTGTGAAGGATCTGGTTTCATGGACTGTGATGATTGCAGGTTATGGAATGCATGGGCGAGGCAAAGATGCTATTGCTGTCTTCAATGAAATGCATCGCACAGGCATTAAACCGGATGGGATCTCCTTTATTGCTATACTCTATGCTTGCAGCCATTCAGGATTAGTGGATGAAGGGTGgagattttttaatttcatgagAAATGACTGCAAGATTGAGCCCAAGTTGGAGCATTATGCCTGTATGGTGGATCTTCTGGCCCGTGCTGGACATTTAACCAAGGCATACAAGTTCATTGGAATGATGCCAATCGAACCAGATTCAACAGTCTGGGGGGCATTGCTCTGTGGTTGCAGGATACACAGAGATGTGAAACTAGCAGAGAATGTTGCAGAAAGGGTTTTTGAActagaaccagaaaatactggATATTATGTACTTTTAGCCAATATATACTCAGAAGCAGAGAAGTgggaagaagtgaagaagttGAGAGAGAGGATTGGCAGAAAAGGCTTGAAAAAGAATCCAGGTTGTAGTTGGGTTGAAATCAAGAGCAAATATCATGTATTTGTTTCAGGAGACAGATCACACCCACAAACCAAAAGGATACAATCATTTTTGGAAAAAGTGAAAACAAGGATGAAAGAAGAAAGGCATCTTCCAAACAAGAGGTATGCTTTGATAAATGCAGGTGACATGGAGAAGGAAGAGGCCCTTTGTGGACACAGTGAGAAGTTGGCCATGGCTTTTGGGATATTAAGCTTGCCACCTGGCAAGACAATACGGGTCACCAAGAATCTAAGAGTATGTGGTGATTGTCATGAGATGGCTAAATTCATCTCCAATATGGTTGGGAGGGAGATCATATTGAGAGATTCTAATCGGTTTCACCACTTTGAGCATGGACGTTGTTCTTGCAGGGGCTACTGGTGA